In Triticum urartu cultivar G1812 chromosome 6, Tu2.1, whole genome shotgun sequence, the following proteins share a genomic window:
- the LOC125514840 gene encoding uncharacterized protein LOC125514840 codes for MTMDRRARAAPRAEEERPSHGRFLRPGALARLRDCRIVARSLRSAAARLPIPSAPPSPAAEQQRQDGVPHFLVGPTRGLCGAARYPLRRRMAAARCVVFLPPPEAFLDAPAPSWVLATAR; via the coding sequence ATGACCATGGACCGCCGCGCCCGCGCAGCCCCGCGCGCGGAGGAGGAGCGCCCGAGCCACGGTCGCTTCCTCCGCCCCGGCGCGCTCGCCCGGCTCCGGGACTGCAGGATCGTCGCCCGCTCCCtgcggtcggcggcggcgcgccTCCCGATCCCGTCCGCCCCTCCGTCCCCCGCGGCGGAGCAGCAGAGGCAGGACGGCGTGCCGCACTTCCtggtggggcccacgaggggccTCTGCGGCGCGGCGCGGTACCCGCTCAGGAGGAGGATGGCCGCGGCGAGGTGCGTGGTGTTCTTGCCGCCGCCGGAGGCGTTCCTGGACGCGCCCGCGCCGTCGTGGGTCCTCGCCACCGCGCGCTGA